A stretch of DNA from Serinibacter arcticus:
TAGGCGGAGCCGGGGGCGGCGGCGCCCTGCGGGGCGAACGCCTCCTCACCGCCGGGGAGCTTGGAGGCCATCACGGCGAAGCCCACCAGCGCGATGAGCGCGATGATCATCTGGGACGCGAGGGTGAAGCCGTCCTCGGCGAGCTGCCCCGCCACGACGGTGGACTCCCCGCCGCCGACGACCTCGGTCCAGCGCCACGCGAGCACGCCCAGGACGGCGAGCGGCGCCAGCAGCGCGACCACGACCTGGATGGCCCGACGGCGGGCCGCGGGGGCGAACGCGGCGATGAAGACGCCGAGGACTCCGGCGCCGACGGTGACGAGGACGGGGGTCAGCGCCGCCCAGTCGATCTCGGGTGCGACGAACGTGGTCACTGTGCGCCTCCCAGGGCGAGCACCTCGGCGAGCGGGGTCAGCAGGTCGAGCACCGGGCCGGGCAGCACGCCCAGCACCACCATGGCCACCACGACGGGCACCATGGTCCAGCGCTCACGGGCGCCGAGGTCGCGCAGCGAGCCGTCGGCCTTCGCCTCGGCCAGCGCGGCGCGCGGCTCACCCGTGAAGACCCGCTGGTACACCAGCAGGAAGTAGAGAGCGGCGAGCACGACCCCGAGGGTCGCGACGGCGGCGGCCGGGATCGACGTCGTGAAGCTGCCGACGAGCACGAGGTACTCGCCGACGAACCCGGACAGGCCCGGCAGGGCGACCGACGCCATCCCCGCGATCAGGAACAGCCCGGCGAGCACCGGCGTCAGGCGCTGCATGCCGCCGAACGCGTCGATGCGCCGCGAGCCGCCCCGCTCGGCGAGGTACCCCGCCAGCAGGAACAGCCCGGCGATCGAGAGACCGTGCGCGAGCATGTAGAACATCGCCCCGGTCATCGCGACCTCGGAGCCGATGAAGACGCCCATGACGATGAAGCCGAAGTGCGAGATCGACGTGAAGGCGATGAACCGCATCATGTCCTGCTGGCCCATGGCCACGAGCGCGCCGTAGATGATCGAGATCAGCGCGAGCACCACGATCGCGGGCGCGGCCCAGCGGGAGGCCTCGGGGAAGAGCGGGAGGCAGAGCGCGAGCATCCCGAACGTGCCGACCTTGTCGAGCACGCCGACCAGGAGGGTCGAGGTGCCCGGCGTGGCCTGCGCCGTCGTGTCCGGCAGCCAGGTGTGGACGGGCCACATCGGCGCCTTGACGGCGAAGGCGACGAAGAACGCCACGAAGAGCCAGCGCTGCGTGGTCTCGTCGCTGACCACCCCGGCGAGGTTGTCGATGAGGAAGCCCGTCTCCCCGCCAGGGCCGTGCAGGTAGAGCACGACGACGCCGACGAGCATCACGAGCCCACCGGCCAGGGAGTACACGAGGAACTTCACGGCGGCCGAGCGGCGGTTCGGCCCGCCGAACATGCCGACCAGGAAGTACACCGGGATGAGCATGACCTCGAAGAGGACGTAGAAGAGGAACACGTCGCGGGCCGCGAACACGGCGACCATCAGCGAGGTGAGCACGAGGACGAGCGCCACGAACGTGGCCCGACGGCGGTCGCCGCCCTCGGCGTCGACCGGCACCGCGTGCCAGTCGGCCGCGAGCACGACCGGGACCAGGGCGACGGCGAGCAGCACCATCACGAGCCCGAGGCCGTTGAGCCCGACGGCGTAGCTCACGCCGATCGCGGGGATCCACGGCACCTGCTGGGTCAGCTGCTGCTCCGCGGCGGCGGACAGGTCGAACGTCGTCGCCATCGCGACGGCGATGCCGACCGTGAGGAGCGAGACGACCAGACCGTAGGTGCGCGCGCGGGGGTGCAGGGCGGGGACGAGCCACAGCACGAG
This window harbors:
- a CDS encoding NADH-quinone oxidoreductase subunit M, producing the protein MTSLPWITILIAVPLVAALVLWLVPALHPRARTYGLVVSLLTVGIAVAMATTFDLSAAAEQQLTQQVPWIPAIGVSYAVGLNGLGLVMVLLAVALVPVVLAADWHAVPVDAEGGDRRRATFVALVLVLTSLMVAVFAARDVFLFYVLFEVMLIPVYFLVGMFGGPNRRSAAVKFLVYSLAGGLVMLVGVVVLYLHGPGGETGFLIDNLAGVVSDETTQRWLFVAFFVAFAVKAPMWPVHTWLPDTTAQATPGTSTLLVGVLDKVGTFGMLALCLPLFPEASRWAAPAIVVLALISIIYGALVAMGQQDMMRFIAFTSISHFGFIVMGVFIGSEVAMTGAMFYMLAHGLSIAGLFLLAGYLAERGGSRRIDAFGGMQRLTPVLAGLFLIAGMASVALPGLSGFVGEYLVLVGSFTTSIPAAAVATLGVVLAALYFLLVYQRVFTGEPRAALAEAKADGSLRDLGARERWTMVPVVVAMVVLGVLPGPVLDLLTPLAEVLALGGAQ